In the genome of Paenibacillus pabuli, the window ATAATTTCCTTGCCCAGATTGAGTGATTTTAAGCTGTTCTCAATAGAACTTGTCCTCGCTGCTTCAATGGATGCTCTATAGGAGGCATACCCGGCAATTTGAGGAATCATGAGAATAACAAGGTAAGAAATCATAAACCTGCGAAACAACGGCGAGAATTTGGACCATAGGCGCTGCATATGTACCTCCTTTTTTCGTAAGCGTTTACAAAACTGTTCGGTTAATGATACACCTTTCATTTGCACAAGGTGAAGGTACAACTTCTGCTTTTTGGTACAAATACTTAAAATCAAATCAAAAGATCCATTAATATTAAACAGTAACCATACGCTATCCGTAGGGTTTTCTTTTGAAAATAAAGAGGAAAGAAAGGACCTTAGAGTCCTCCCTTTCCTCTTGTTAGATCGCGTAAGATTATAGCGGCGAAAGATCAAATAAATATAGATGACTTTATGTTATGCCTTCGCTTCCAGTGTCGCCCCTTCCTTCTTGAAATATTGATCCACCAGAAACTGAAGCGTTTCACTTGGCGGTTCTTGAGAGAATTCAGCCTGATCTGCAAAAAGCATACCAAACGGCGCTTCTTGGGTATAAGGCTCCCATCGGGGCATTTCCTCTCCCGTGGTATCCGGTCCATTCGGATCTCCACTACGGATGAAGTTGGCCCAATAGTTGCACATCTGGCGAGACAAATCGTAATGTTTGCCAACGAAAGGCCGCCAACATTTAGCCAGCGTTTCAAAGAAAAACCAGAGATCCACCGAGTGAAAGGTACCTGGTTGATCCCACCCTGGTATGTCGGCATCAAAATTGTAATAGTATAATGGTGAATCGGAACTGAGACCAGCATTAGCTTGCGCGGCTAAGCGGATGGCATATTCAATACTACTAACCGAAGCTTTCTTCTTGCTCTCCTCTATGTTGCCCGCCTGAATGCCGCACAGATCCAGAAATACATCGGCATCGTCACCGAACATGTCTGTCGCCAGCTTCTTAAGGTCTTCGGGTGTGTCGACATCTGGAACACTGAAAAATTCGGAGGACGTGTGACCCATCATAATTGGCATCTTCCACCACTTGTTTTGAAGGAATAAATCAAACGGATTGCCTACACTGAACACCTGATCCGCAACGGACCCCCAGAATCCGTGGTACTGCACTGCTTTGTCGCGAAGTTCAGGCGCACTTATTCGTCGGGCCTCCGCAAGCGAAGATACGCCTAGATACTCAAAAAACTTAATACCGTCCTGTTCGGCTTCAGCCAATTGACTCCGGAGCGGAGGCATGGGAGTTCCCGGGTACAGCTCCGTAAAGATTCCGCTTTGCACAATGGCCTTTTGAAAGAGCCCCTCATTCTGAGGAGAAGTCAGCTGGGTCATGACACTGCCGCCGCCTGCAGACTGGCCGCCGATTGTGATGTTATCCGGGTCTCCGCCGAAAGCTGATATATTGCGTTTGACCCATCTTGTGGCGGCCTGTTGATCGAGATTGCCGAAGTTGGCAGGTGCTTCCGGTGCTTCCGCCGTAATTTCGGGATGGCATAAAAAACCAAAAACATTTAGTCGGTAATTGATCGTGACCACCACGATCCCTCTTCTGGCAATTCGTTCGCCATCGAACTCCATTTCAGCCGTATGGCCAACCTGAAGTCCCCCGCCAAAATACCATACATATACCGGCAGTTTCTCATCGGTGTGTTTGGCCGGAGTCCATACGTTCAGGTAAAGACAGTCCTCGTCCATGGCTATATTCGGTTCAACGGCCCACTCCCGGGTATAAATATTGTTATCATCAATCTCCTGCTTCACCTGCATCGAAATCGGCGCAAATTCGTGCGCCTTAAGCACGCCTTCCCAATCCTTGGCTGGCTGCGGTGCTCGCCACCGGTTGTCACCTACTGGCGGAGCTGCGAAGGGGATCCCCTTGAAACTAGTGATTCGCGGGTCGGCAGCTGGCAATCCCTGAACCAACCCATTTTCAACGTTTACAAGTCTAAGCATGGTTTGACATCCTCCTACTAAGATCAAATTCCTAATATTTCATTCCTCATGTCTATCTTGAATTCGATAACGACGAGATTACCCGCGTTCTGCACATTTACGCTATAGATTCCGCCTGAACCGTTCGCCGCATTGATCGTACCTCCATCGTCTGTCCAGTTCTGCCAATAATTAGTCACTGTGCTGGATGTAGTGGTATGCAGATTTTCATTTGAAAAGACGTTTGGCAAAATGATACAGATCATTTCTCCACACTGGCCAGTCATGACCTCCGCTCTCTTCATACCAAATGTGCGGTACACCTTGCTCCTCCAAGTATTGATGTGTGTCGATGCTAATTTGGATGAGATTATCCTGATCGCCACAGGAAATCCACAACAGGGACAAAAGCGAGTGTGCTTCCTCCGGATGAGGAACAAGCAACTCCGGCGCTTTGGTGTTTGGAGCCGGAGAGAAGGCACCGACCCAGGCGAAATGGTTGAGATTGCTGAGTCCGATGTTCAGGGATTGGCCTCCCCCCATGGACAAGCCGGCGATGGCTCTTTTGTCTCTGGCGGTGTCCGTTGGATAGCGGGACTCGATATAAGGGATCAGATCATCCAGCAGGTCGTTCTCAAACCGTTCAAAGGCCTTTATTTTGTCAGGTTCAAAAAGGTCTCCCTCAGCGCGATCATTAGGCATGGCGCGACCGTTGGGAAAAACGACGATCATTGGCTCGATCATGTTATCATCGTAGAGATTGTCGAGAATGATCTGCGGAGCACCATGACGTTGCCATTCCATCTCATCCCCGCCGATCCCGTGAAGCAGATACAGAACGGGATACGTCCGTTCAAAAGAAAATCCTGGCGGTGTATACACCAAGGCATTGCGTGAATTGCCAACAGTGGCGGAAGAATACGCTATCGTCTCCACTGCTCCTCGCGATATGTTATCGCGGTATTGGTCAAATCCGGTCGGTGCTGAAGATATCATATAAAGTACTCCCTTCATGAGTTACAATTATGCTGTTGAAATGGACGTTCGGTTCGCGCTTGTTAATCGACATAGCCGAATCCCAGAATCGTGAACCGTTTATCCTCATGCCCGTCTGCCATCTCGATTTCGACCCTGTGCTCACTGACGTGCTTCTCATTAATCAGGAGCATGGCATGACAGCGTGTCCAGTTCACTTCATGCGGATCGGCTTGTTTGACGAAGACGCCATCCACTTTAATCCGGGCTGTTCCAAATTCGTCGCTTCCGGAATCTTTGAAGATGATTAGAAGACGCTTGCACCGCAAATGCAGCTTGAAGCTTTTTGCTTCCCCCGGGTTTTCACCGGTATTCATCCAATTATTCGGAAAGATAGGCGTGGCATAATCATGATCGTGCATCTCGGCCATCTGCAGATCGGCATCCGTGTGTCCGAAAGAACCATGATCGATCCTGGCAACCAGGTCAGCGTTCTTCCGATCCAGCAATTGGACACGGACGAAATCGTCTCCGATCAGAGGTGGTTTGCTCAGGTCATGATCATTCGGGTCCAGTTCAGAACGATCCACTACATCTAGCAGGTGACCTAATGCATCGGCCATCATCTGATGACCCAAGTTGGTTGGATGATAAATATCATGGAAATATTGTTCTTTCGATACGACGTTACCTTCGCCTTTGGTCTTGCGAAATTGCTCTACCAGAGCATCCTTCATGCTCACCATGGGCAGATCATAATGGAGGCCTACCGGAGATAGACGGTCCTGAAGATTCCAGTCGTTCTCAAAAACGCTGAACAGCAGAATGACTGCAGGCTTGTTATCTGCAGATAGCGCTTTCAATACTAAGCTTTCGTAACAGTTCCCTCGTGTCTCATCATCAGCGTCGTTTACTGCAAATTCAATGATGACGATATCCGGCTGAATCGAGCCTTCGCCAAGTACATCCCTTTCGTAACGAATGACTCCCAATTCGGAAGGCGTTCCACCTAATCCAGCTTTGACCAGCTGGATGCAGCTTCCATCCGAAGGAGCGAACATCTCCTTAAACCGGTCATACGAGCGATAGGCGTAGCTGCGGAGATGAATCGGTGCCGCACCAGCGCCATGGGTAATGGAACCTCCAATGTAAGCTATCACTACAGGGTTGCCTTGTTTGGCTTTCTCAATGGCTCGTTTCAGTCTGACATTGTTCCCTTTGTGTAAAAGGGATCGACCAATGATGTCGAGATAGCCCGGAGAGCTATAATCGAACTCTGTCTCGTAAGCCGACTCCTTTACTCCAATTGGATCGCGCGGTGCAGCTGTTCCTTGGGTATCTTCTACGTCTCTTGCATCGTCAAGCATGATACAGTATCACCATCCTTCCTGCGTTAATTTACACTCCCATAAACATGCGGAAGGAACCCAAATGGCATGTTTATTTCAATCGGTTCCCTCTTTTTCGAGTGTAACACTTACATAATTTAACAGACACCTGATAAAGTATAGGATTTTCCTAAATATATCATTTGGATTTATGTATGATAACGGAAAAATGAGAACACCTATGATTTTTAATGTAAACGCTTTAATTTAAGTACATTTGCCGTGATATAATTGGATTAACCAATGCATCTAAGGAGGAAAGCCAATGAATATTACGGGTCAAGGTGCTTATGATACCGGTACATATACCAATCTGTTTCAAAAGTCAGGTTATGATGAACATGAGATCAACGCAAAGCTGGAGGACACTTGGAACGAGCTCTTCTATGGAGACGAAAATACCCGAATCTATTATCCGATGGGTGAGGACAAAGGCTATTTACTCGACACTGGTAATAACGATGTTCGCTCCGAAGGCATGTCTTATGGCATGATGATGGCTGTTCAGATGGACAAAAAAGAAGAATTCGATCGGCTCTGGAATTTTTCCCATACGTTCATGCAGCATGCTGAAGGTCGATACAAGGATTATTTTGCCTGGCACTGCAAACCTGACGGAACCCGCTTATCTCAAGGTCCTGCACCTGATGGTGAAGAGTTTTTCGCGATGGCTCTGTTCTTTGCTTCTAACCGCTGGGGTGATGGAGATGCGCCTTTTAACTATAAGGAACAAGCCAGAAGAATCCTCCGCGCATGCATTCATCAAGGTGAAAATGGCGAGGGGGACCCCATGTGGGACCCGGAAACCAAGCTGATCAAATTTGTACCGGAATCACCATTCAGTGATCCATCCTACCATCTCCCCCATTTCTATGAGTTGTTTGCATTATATGCGGATGATAATGATCAAGCCTTCTGGAGAGAAGCAGCGCTTGCAAGTCGAGCTTATCTGCATACAGCCTGTCATCCTGTAACCGGGCTTTCGCCTGAATATGCGAACTATGACGGGTCGCCCGCTCCTGTTCAGCCGCATGGTGATTTTAGACATTTTTACAGCGATGCTTACCGGGTAGCCGCGAATATTGCTCTGGACTGGGAATGGTTCCGCAAGGATCCCTGGCAGGTGGAACAATCCAATCGAATTCAGTCCTTCTTCAGCGATATCCAGATATCTGATTATCGTCGGTATACCATTGAAGGTGAGCCGTTCGACGAACCTTCCTTGCATCCTGTAGGTCTGCTCGCTACCAACGCGATGGCTTCACTGGCTGCGGATGGTCCATATGCAGAACATTTCGTCCGCTTGTTTTGGAACACTCCACTGCGCCAGGGCGAACGCCGATATTATGATAATTGCCTCTATTTCTTCAGCTTGCTGGCGCTAAGCGGCAGATATCGCTTGTATTGATCTTTCGAAAAGCATCTTCCATCCAATCAGAATCATTGCAAATTCAAATTATACGCATCAGCTTTGCATCACTCAGATAGAAGTTTCAACAAAAAGAGGACCTTCCGGCTGTTATGGCCGTAAAGGTCCTTTTACATGTCCATCAATTGCTGACGGCAATAAATTTCCATTGTTGATTCGTTGCACCCGTGTACGTATTCTGCTGCAACTTGGCGCCATCAGATGTGGAAGCGTTTTCCACTTCAATCGCTTTGTTACTGTTCACGTTAATGATGCTCCAATATCCATTGCCCAGATCGTTGACTTTGAAATGCTGTGCGGTCGTGTTCAGATTGCTCATGAGCTGAACCGCTTCACCGTTCGTGAGGGTACCGTTGCGAATATCAATCACTTTGTCCGGTGAGTTCACGCTGGTTAGTGTATAGCTGCCACCGCCGATGGAGGTCAGAACCCACTTCTGAGGATTGCCGCCCAGATCGCTCCATTGCTGAAGCTGAAGATTGTTTTGATTTTGCCCCCCAGGAACGTCAATGACCTTATTGGAATGTCTGACCACAATTTTGTAGGTTGCACCTGACACAAGACCGGTTGTGGGTCCACCACCATTTCCACTACCTGGATACGATTGAGCACGTTCATGGTACCAGTTGAACAGGAATCGTCCCATGGCACTTCGTGAAGCATCGCCATCCCATTTCAGTCCAGCCGTTGGATCGGCAAAAGAACTGCGCTGCCCTGGCTCAAGAATGAAGCCGTTCATGTGAGCCGCAATACTAACGTTTCCAGCCGCGTTAAAGATGGTTTTGGTATTGGTACCGAAACCTTCGTTGCTGCCATTAAACAGGTTCCAATAGGCCGAATCACCAGGTTTGTTCTTAAACCAGGTTACTTCCGTGATATTGATCGGATACTTGTCTGCAGCTGCTTTCACATTGGTATTCCACTGATCTTGCAAAATGGAGAAGTTATCATACGCGCCGTAACCCGGATACCAGTGAACCGCATATCCGTAGTTGTTCAGGGGATCCGTCAATGGATGGCTTGCCGTCAGACTGTAGAACTGGTTATACCCCAGACCTGCAGCCCAGATTACGTTATCGGCACCCTGGTTACGAATCGTGGAGATGATGGAGTTCTGGAAATTACGCAGGTCATTCCAGTGATCCACAAAATCATTTTCCCCGTTGTATCCGCCCCAATGTCCATTCGCATACGATTTCACTGGCTCGTTAATGAGCTCAAAGTGAACGTTATCGGCACTTTTAATCTCGGGACGAGATGCAAGATATCCCCAGATTTGATTGAATTTTTGCAGGTTGGAAGCGGTGGTTGCCTGGTCATCCTTCAACGTAAAGTCGAGTCCCAGGACTACATACACACCTTTGGTTTTGGCATATTGAATGTATGGGATAATGACGTTCTGCGTAACGGTCTGCACACCGGCAAAATTGTATGTACCCGCCGCCACATCACCCATGTCCTCACGATCAATGAACAGACGTACCTGATTCATGTTCCATCCATGATTGCTGCCGTATTTCGGACTTGTGTCCGCAAATGTATCGGTAATGTCTTTCAGGTAGGCCAGTGTAGCCGCATGACGATTGTTGCCGTGCAGATTAAGATAATAATTGCTGTTCTGATATGTCCAGTAGGCACCTGAAGGTTGATGCCAACCGTTCAGAAGCACAGGCTGATTGTTGCTGTTCACCAGATTCTTGCCACTCACGTGAAGCTTGCCCATAGGCATGCCAACCCACGCCTCTGCGCGGCTTCCTCCCCATGGAGCAATCGTAATCAGTAAAGCCAAAACGAGTAAAAGTTTACAAGACATCCACATCTTTTTCACTTTATATCCTCCTGTCATGATCGATTGCTTTTCCTCAATGCAATATCCGATGAATCACAGCAAAGCCTAAGAATAGACTAAGCATCGGTTGGCGCACGCGTCCGCAATCCGTTCCATACGATCAGGCGCAAGACTCCTCCTCCTCTCCTCAGATCGTATCGATCTGTCTTGGATCTTTCTTCCCTGTTAAGCCTAACGTTTTAGCCAACGATTCCTGTACGTTCTACACTCTCAACGAAATAACGCTGCACGAAGAGATAGATAACAATCAAAGGCAGAATGGCGAGCAGTATTCCCGTATCCTGAATCATGCTCAGATAAAAAGGATCTGCCTTAGAGGCTCCATCACTTACTTGTTGGGCCAGATTATACGGAAGCGAAGACAGTTGGGTCGACATGACCTTACTTGAAGTCAGATACGTGGTCGTGTAGAAGCTGTCATTCCACTGCCATACAAAGGAGAACAGCATCACGGTCACCATCGATGGAATTGCATTCGGCAGCATAATTCGGGCAAAGGTCCGCCCAATGCCTGCCCCGTCCACATATGCCGCCTCTTCCACTTCCTTCGGGATGCCGCGGAAAAACTGACGAAAGATAAAAATATACAATCCGGCTTTAAGCGAATTGGCCGTAATGGCGGTCAGAATGAACGGCCAGTAGGTATTCAGCAGGTTCACCGGTTTACCGGCAATCAGTGTCATCAAGCCCATCAGGTCAAAGCTTTTCAGATTGAGATACACCGGGATCAAAATCGTCGTGGGCGGCACGAGAATCGTGAGAATGACACCTGCAAACAGCAAGTTGCTCCCCTTGAACTTCAACCGGGCGAAACCATACCCTGCAAGGGCACAGGACGCTGTCGTTAACAGTGTTGTTGTCGCTGACAGCGCGAAGGTATTGAACAGAGTCGCCCAGTAATCCATAACCCGGATAGCCTGCTGAAAGTTATCGATCGAGAAATTCTGGGGGATCCATACCACCACTGCGGAATACAGGTCACCCTTATCTTTGATGGACGTTGAGATTTTCTGAAATATCGGAAAGAGGATAACAAAGGAAAGTCCAGTAATCAGTACGAACCGAATCACTGACCAGAGCCAACCTTTCCAGTGTTCAAGCGATAATAATCGAGAAGTCGTCACGCTGAACGTCCTCCTTTCTAATCTTGATAGAAGACTCGTTTCGAGAAAATAATGGATACAATCACGAGAATGATGGCAATCGCCAGAAAATACACCCATGCCATCGCCGAGCTGAGGCCAAAGTCAAATTTCACGAATCCGGTATCCCGGATCAGTTTAGTCATGGCGTTATTGGCAAACGAGTCGATAATGGTGTAGATCGCATTGACAAAGATAAGAGGACTGACCATCGGGAATGTAATCTTCCAGAATGCTTCGTACCCGGTAGCACCTTCCATTTTGGATGCCTCATAGAGTTGAGGAGAAATGGTCTGGATGCCAGCCAAAAAGATCAAAATCTGCACACCCGACTGGCTGACAATCTGATAGATCCGATCAACGGCACTGCTCAGATACGTCACGATCCATTCACTCACTCCGGCATCCAACATCAGATATTCCAGTTCGAATGTACCTAGTGCGCTTCCTCCAGTACTGTTCTGATTAACAGCATCAATCAAGCTGGTGCTTTCCAGTGACATGATGACACCGGATGCCAAAATAACGGGCAAGAAGAATATGGAACGTGCCACAGCCCGGCCTCTGAACTTCTGGTTCAGGATGACAGCGAGAAACAGGCTAAATATGACAATAAGAGGCACATTGACAAGCACATCCGTAATCGACTCGATCAACGCTCGGTTAAAACTGGTATTGACGGTGAGCGCCTGAATATAGTTGGCAACCCCGGTGAATTGAATGGCAATGCCTTCCGCATTGGCCTGAATCGTGCTCATGCTGTAACGCAGCGACGCGAGCAGCGGGATGAAGAAAAATAATACAAATCCGACCAGCCATGGAAGCACGTAGATGACGCCCCACATGGCTTTCTGCTGAGCATACGTACGACTTCCCCATTTCCATTTCAGGAGTGTCTTCAGAGCTGCTCACCACCAGTCACATAACCTTGAGCTTCCACGGATTGGCCCTCAACCTCTACAGGAAAATCATTATAATTCACGATCACGAAGCCACCGCCATCATAGGTTGTTCGGTACACACCTTCCGCCAATGCTTCATGCGATTTCATGGATCGCCCGGCAAATGGAAGATTGGTCTGATTGACCTCGTTGTACATCTCGGCAGCCAGATCTACCCACTGCTCGTAATTGGCCGCGTACAGATCGTCATAATCGGTCTGTTTGACTACATGATTAGGCGCATTAAACCAGGCAAAGTACGGACTTGCACCATATTCAATCAGCTTCAGCACATATTGTCTCGGGTTCGTATACGTCGAGAGATTGTAGGGAGATCCCGTATAACTAATATTTCCATGAACCACCAATTGAAAGAATGGAACCTCCTCATCCTCCAGTTTGAACTGACTGCTGTTCATTGGAGCATCCGTTAGTCCGGTAACATAAGGCAGCGCGTAGCCATTTCCACCTTCGGCCACAACGGAGCCTGCCTGCTGTTTGATCTGTTCCAGGGCTTTGGTGACTACGCCCAACGCTTCCGTTCGATCCAGCAGCTTCTTGGGATTCATGTCGCTGTTCAGCTGTTCAGCCAGATCCTGCAGGCTCAGTGATTGCGCTTGTTCTTCTTTTGAAATAGACTTCATCTCATCCAGCATATCTGTGGTAACCTGATTCAGCTTGTTGGGCGAAAGTACATAGGATGGTGACCTTTCCCGGTCACGGCGCTGTAAGGCTTGATTCATCGGATACACAACAGCCGGTTCCTGGGTTAACGTTCGTGAAGCCTCTTTATTGGGTTTGAACCCTTTTTTCGACTGCACATTCAGCAGAGCTATATCCGGATAAAAACCGATACCCGCTTCCCGTGCGTAATCACTAAATTCGCGCATGCCCTTCTTGCCACCAATGGCTCCGTCCACCGAAATGGAATCCGGCAGTCGGTGGTGCAATCCATCATTGAACCATCCGGCGTAGCGAACCTGAATGTTGGATACATTTTTCTCCGTCAGCGTGGACAGAATCTGCTTGGCTTCCTCAAAGGTCGTAAGCGCCTCAGTCGAATCATAAGGGATACCCAGCATATGCTGCCGGGTTGTCATCCCGCCGAACAATTTCAGATAAAATGGAATGCCCGCCTGTTCTTTACCCGCTTGCTGCTCAGGAAGTCCACCAGTTTGTAGCAAATAATTCCGATAGAGTTCCGCCAGCCCTGAATAGGAAGCCTTCTCCCCGCCGACAAAGGCGTAACGGACAACAAAGTCTGACGCTGTCGGTTTTTTCTGGAATTTGGGAAGTGTTCGCACCATGTCACTTGCCTGAAGCGTTACATCGCTCTTGTTCATGACATAGAAGCTTGGATATACGTTGTTATAGCTGTTCAGCTTGCCGCTGATATCCGCATTCACCACTGCCACAGCGTCCCCTTCCTCGATAATGCCAAGGAAAGCTCCCTCTTTGCGAATCAGTCCAAAGACCGGCAACCGGGCTTTGGCTTCCGCCGAGCCGGCTTCTCTCAACTTCATCGTCAAATCCGGGCCGTAAACATCTTGTTGATAACCGGGATACTGGAGCTTGCCATTGTTAAAATGGATTAGTGCTCCCGAGCCGTCCGGTACAAATATCGATCCCTCTTCATCCATCCCTCCGGCTCCGAAATATTCCAGTACGGATATGGTGTTGATCGGATATTCTTCCGGAAAATGAATGCCGGATGCAGGAACACGTACCAGCAGGTTCTCACCATCCAGTTCGTATTCCAGCGTCATCATGAAGAGGCGCGGTCCACTTCGCTCCTGATCGATCCCGTGCTCAGCATGGTCCTGTGCCAGGTCTTCTTCCGTATAACCGGCCGTGTCAAATGCCTTGAGAGCCCGAGACAGCTGAAGTCCCTGTAGAGCCTTGTCGATTCGAACATAAACACCTTCTTCTTTATCTTCGGTATAACCGATCTTCAAAGCGCGTTCTCCTGCCTTGTCGAGCTGTGCTAACAGCTTTTGCTCAAATCGTTCCTTGCTGATTTTGACCGGCAAATCTTCAATGGAGCGCTCGGTGCTCCCGAACTGATAGTGAACCCGGACCCCGCTTGGCATAGCCTCATAGCTAACCTGCTTGTGACCGATGCTATCCGTATAAGAGTTCACCGTACTGCTCTGACCCTGGTTGTTGAAGAAGCTAAGTCTGGCTTGGGATGACAGAAGATCTTTGTTAATGCCGGCCGCAATCCCGTCCTGCTCTCGATCTGCCGGATTGCTGCGCCAGATCTGTCCGCTCTTGCTGTCCAGTACAGCAATCTCTGCCGTCTTTTCATCGATAAACAGCTGCAAGGCTTCATTCCTGGCAATACCAATCATGTCTTGCAGGCGAGAATCGCTGAATGAAGATTTCAGTTGTTCTCCGGGAGGCAGGGAGGGAAGATCGGCCTGATCTACAGCTGCTGCTGCCTCACGAGCTTGCGGTGATAGCGAGACCTGGCAACCACTTAGAAGCAAACTGCCAATCAGCAGCATTCCGGTTATTTTTTTTGCTACAGCATATTTCACTGGATGTCCTCCTTCCTTAGCCCCGAAGCACGATTTCTTGATAGATGGTTACGACAAACGATACGATCTGCTGCACCAGACTGAAGAAAAGCAAGCACAGAAAAGCCATAAAAGCCATGGCTACAAGGGTAAGCAGCATCGTAAGCACCGTCTTAGCCGGAGTGTACTGATGAACGGTCATGTTGCCCACGAATAACAGATACACCGTCCACGCCACAGCAAGTGCATTGGAGAAATAATAAAAGGCTGTCTCCTGCGCGGAAATGACGAGACTCAGCCAGATCCACGGGAAATGAATCAGCAGCAGCGGCACCAGTGCAAAACACGTCGACATAAATATCTCCGAAAACTTGCCTTCTCCGTCCATCAGGGTTGTTAGCGACCAGTTGGCCACACACCAGAACAGTACCGGGATCATGACATACAACACTTCAAGCAGGCTGTTCAGATACTTGGGATTGTTAAAATTAATGAGAAATCCGCTATACTGCGCATGCAAAATCTTGGTAACCGTCAGCAGCAGCATAATCATACAGGCAATCAGCAATGTCGTTCGTTGATTACGTTCATATTTCAGTTCCCAGTACCCATCGAACGGGTGAAAGATGAGGTGCAGCGGATACTGGTAAAGC includes:
- a CDS encoding Yip1 family protein is translated as MQAPSKQLYQYPLHLIFHPFDGYWELKYERNQRTTLLIACMIMLLLTVTKILHAQYSGFLINFNNPKYLNSLLEVLYVMIPVLFWCVANWSLTTLMDGEGKFSEIFMSTCFALVPLLLIHFPWIWLSLVISAQETAFYYFSNALAVAWTVYLLFVGNMTVHQYTPAKTVLTMLLTLVAMAFMAFLCLLFFSLVQQIVSFVVTIYQEIVLRG
- a CDS encoding DUF5696 domain-containing protein, coding for MKYAVAKKITGMLLIGSLLLSGCQVSLSPQAREAAAAVDQADLPSLPPGEQLKSSFSDSRLQDMIGIARNEALQLFIDEKTAEIAVLDSKSGQIWRSNPADREQDGIAAGINKDLLSSQARLSFFNNQGQSSTVNSYTDSIGHKQVSYEAMPSGVRVHYQFGSTERSIEDLPVKISKERFEQKLLAQLDKAGERALKIGYTEDKEEGVYVRIDKALQGLQLSRALKAFDTAGYTEEDLAQDHAEHGIDQERSGPRLFMMTLEYELDGENLLVRVPASGIHFPEEYPINTISVLEYFGAGGMDEEGSIFVPDGSGALIHFNNGKLQYPGYQQDVYGPDLTMKLREAGSAEAKARLPVFGLIRKEGAFLGIIEEGDAVAVVNADISGKLNSYNNVYPSFYVMNKSDVTLQASDMVRTLPKFQKKPTASDFVVRYAFVGGEKASYSGLAELYRNYLLQTGGLPEQQAGKEQAGIPFYLKLFGGMTTRQHMLGIPYDSTEALTTFEEAKQILSTLTEKNVSNIQVRYAGWFNDGLHHRLPDSISVDGAIGGKKGMREFSDYAREAGIGFYPDIALLNVQSKKGFKPNKEASRTLTQEPAVVYPMNQALQRRDRERSPSYVLSPNKLNQVTTDMLDEMKSISKEEQAQSLSLQDLAEQLNSDMNPKKLLDRTEALGVVTKALEQIKQQAGSVVAEGGNGYALPYVTGLTDAPMNSSQFKLEDEEVPFFQLVVHGNISYTGSPYNLSTYTNPRQYVLKLIEYGASPYFAWFNAPNHVVKQTDYDDLYAANYEQWVDLAAEMYNEVNQTNLPFAGRSMKSHEALAEGVYRTTYDGGGFVIVNYNDFPVEVEGQSVEAQGYVTGGEQL